One window of Candidatus Mycobacterium wuenschmannii genomic DNA carries:
- a CDS encoding exonuclease domain-containing protein, with the protein MSAAAGWYSDPWSQATLRWCDGIRWTKWTYGSEPPIAPGNATQPGRGLQDSTAGSESGLSALLSDADRIAVIDVETTGLFSADRVVEVAVVSLDRNGSVVDEFECLINPLRDPGPTWIHGLTPSILQGAPAFDDIALHLAALIDGAVVAAHNLCFDRRLLGYEFDRLGIDVDWGDGLDTLRAVGGCKLSAACMDYGVQLHGAHRALTDARATTELLLKVVDFFRSCRPASARPVSASFPRVLTRDGLTAVDVERPYVTRLAANLHSSADFAPYVTLLDYAVADLRFDADERRELSQLAEDLGLNERGRAQAHREFLQGVIDAALDDGAVTDDEFDQLCRTAALLQLDDAVVYARTNPYRITTEALHLHPGMRICFTGAALRPNGDPLERDDLETHARQHDLEPVSAVTKKNCDLLVAADPASMSRKAKDAKKFGIPIASVSDYLTALRTRSPLLANRLPAKGVGLVCSICGHTWIAARRRGEPVCDGCRQPAKPSSGPNDGQNATNTNTRADRLDRCREAVDLQQKGLSRRDIGATIGVSDDTVKGLLRDGKFYADPTTDPTRLDLAKLAAAARSEGVPRAVFCDQARLSKGKADEVWKDADVLFSESNATRHLGRVVDETS; encoded by the coding sequence ATGTCAGCTGCAGCCGGTTGGTACTCAGATCCTTGGAGTCAGGCCACGCTCCGCTGGTGCGATGGTATTCGTTGGACGAAATGGACCTACGGCTCGGAACCGCCGATTGCTCCCGGCAATGCGACGCAGCCGGGCCGCGGATTACAGGACTCGACAGCTGGCAGCGAGAGCGGGCTCTCTGCGCTGCTGAGTGACGCCGATCGGATCGCCGTCATCGACGTAGAGACCACAGGACTGTTCAGCGCCGACCGCGTCGTTGAGGTCGCGGTCGTTTCGCTAGATCGCAACGGTTCGGTGGTAGACGAATTCGAGTGTTTGATCAACCCGCTGCGTGACCCTGGCCCTACATGGATTCACGGGCTAACACCGTCGATCCTGCAGGGCGCACCGGCGTTCGACGACATTGCACTCCATCTAGCCGCCCTAATCGACGGCGCGGTCGTCGCTGCTCACAATCTTTGCTTCGACCGCCGGCTCCTGGGCTACGAGTTCGACCGCCTCGGTATTGACGTCGACTGGGGAGACGGCCTCGACACCCTGCGTGCCGTGGGCGGCTGCAAATTGAGCGCCGCCTGCATGGACTACGGAGTCCAGCTGCACGGCGCCCATCGCGCATTAACCGATGCGCGCGCGACGACCGAGCTTCTGCTCAAAGTCGTCGACTTCTTCCGCAGTTGCCGGCCCGCGTCCGCGCGTCCCGTGTCCGCGTCGTTTCCGAGAGTGCTGACGCGCGACGGGTTGACCGCCGTTGACGTCGAACGCCCCTACGTGACGCGGCTGGCGGCGAATCTACATAGTTCAGCTGATTTTGCCCCGTACGTGACTCTGTTGGATTACGCCGTGGCAGACCTGAGATTCGACGCCGATGAGCGCCGCGAATTGTCACAACTGGCCGAGGACCTAGGCCTCAACGAACGCGGCCGTGCACAAGCGCACCGAGAGTTTCTTCAGGGTGTGATCGATGCTGCTCTGGATGACGGCGCAGTGACCGATGACGAATTCGATCAGCTCTGTCGGACGGCGGCTCTGCTCCAGCTCGATGACGCGGTGGTGTACGCGCGCACGAATCCCTACCGCATCACCACCGAGGCGCTCCACCTTCACCCCGGCATGCGGATTTGCTTTACCGGAGCCGCGCTGCGGCCGAATGGTGACCCATTAGAACGGGACGATCTCGAAACTCATGCGCGCCAACATGATCTCGAACCGGTAAGCGCGGTGACGAAAAAGAACTGCGATCTACTGGTAGCTGCCGATCCCGCATCGATGTCCAGAAAGGCAAAGGATGCAAAGAAATTCGGCATCCCCATCGCATCGGTGTCCGACTACTTGACGGCGCTGCGTACCCGATCACCACTCCTGGCAAATCGACTTCCGGCCAAGGGCGTGGGGCTCGTGTGCTCGATATGCGGCCACACGTGGATCGCCGCGCGACGTCGTGGTGAGCCTGTCTGCGATGGGTGCCGTCAACCGGCCAAGCCGTCTTCTGGGCCGAACGACGGCCAGAACGCCACCAATACGAATACTCGTGCTGATCGCCTCGATCGCTGTCGCGAGGCCGTCGATCTTCAACAGAAAGGATTGAGCCGCCGGGACATTGGCGCAACGATTGGCGTAAGCGACGACACAGTGAAGGGCCTCCTTCGCGATGGAAAGTTCTACGCCGACCCAACGACAGACCCCACGCGACTTGACCTGGCGAAGCTAGCTGCGGCAGCGAGATCCGAGGGCGTTCCGCGGGCAGTCTTCTGCGATCAGGCGCGGCTATCGAAAGGCAAAGCCGACGAGGTTTGGAAAGATGCCGATGTTCTGTTCAGCGAGTCCAACGCAACGCGCCACTTAGGAAGAGTTGTCGATGAAACAAGCTGA